A region from the Helicoverpa armigera isolate CAAS_96S chromosome 6, ASM3070526v1, whole genome shotgun sequence genome encodes:
- the LOC110376998 gene encoding uncharacterized protein LOC110376998 isoform X2, whose amino-acid sequence MNVFTQTPRDEPRATHYIEIVEPEPAHCQPSALPPEGHGTLRGYRLLNDNLCAFAPGDKDKLAPRYDVCSAISPPRSRILELLRPEDPGRDALEAIVRPIPRRGLTRPLDEDTRRFLQRALQSPSPLFTASTPEPHHRPPESPESDKEPETATVAEETSQTPKSSAAERSLADELAEAEEAEREEGARRELVRRGGEVRAAAERERLARLALAVEEDEAEECALSATARRLDALLAQSRDLHCELADIHADLQASSVRARRCTAAARALGAEARALRYLDDVVALLRGDVAAAARARAWPFAIGRRQPDRNYII is encoded by the exons ATGAACGTGTTCACGCAGACGCCGCGCGACGAGCCGCGCGCCACGCACTACATCGAGATCGTGGAGCCCGAGCCGGCGCACTGCCAGCCCTCCGCGCTGCCGCCGGAGGGACACGGCACGCTGCGCGGCTACCGGCTGCTCAACGACAACCTCTGCGCCTTCGCCCCCGGGGACAAGGACAAGCTAGCGCCGCGCTACGACGTGTGCTCAGCCATCTCCCCGCCACGCTCCCGCATCCTGGAGCTACTGCGCCCCGAGGATCCCGGCCGAGATGCTCTCGAGGCTATTGTGCGGCCCATTCCACGTCGTGGCCTCACCAGGCCGCTGGACGAGGATACTCGGAGGTTCCTACAGCGAGCTCTGCAGTCGCCGAGCCCATTGTTCACCGCGTCTACACCAGAACCACATCACAGGCCACCAGAATCTCCAGAATCGGACAAAGAGCCAGAAACAGCGACAGTTGCTGAAGAAACTAGTCAGACACCAAAGAGCTCAGCGGCGGAGCGGTCGCTGGCGGACGAGCTGGCGGAGGCAGAGGAGGCGGAGCGCGAGGAAGGAGCGCGGCGCGAGCTGGTGCGGCGTGGCGGCGAGGTGCGCGCGGCGGCGGAGCGTGAGCGGCTGGCGCGGCTGGCGCTGGCGGTGGAGGAGGACGAGGCGGAGGAGTGCGCGCTGTCGGCCACGGCGCGCCGCCTGGACGCGCTGCTGGCGCAGTCGCGCGACCTGCACTGCGAGCTGGCCGACATCCACGCCGACCTGCAG GCCTCATCAGTGCGCGCGCGCCGATGCACGGCGGCTGCGCGCGCGCTGGGGGCGGAGGCGCGGGCGCTCCGCTACCTCGACGATGTGGTGGCGTTGTTGCGAGGAGACGTCGCCGCCGCAGCGAGGGCGAGGGCCTGGCCCTTCGCGATTGGCCGACGGCAGCCAGATAGGAATTATATTATATGA
- the LOC110376998 gene encoding uncharacterized protein LOC110376998 isoform X1, translating into MNVFTQTPRDEPRATHYIEIVEPEPAHCQPSALPPEGHGTLRGYRLLNDNLCAFAPGDKDKLAPRYDVCSAISPPRSRILELLRPEDPGRDALEAIVRPIPRRGLTRPLDEDTRRFLQRALQSPSPLFTASTPEPHHRPPESPESDKEPETATVAEETSQTPKSSAAERSLADELAEAEEAEREEGARRELVRRGGEVRAAAERERLARLALAVEEDEAEECALSATARRLDALLAQSRDLHCELADIHADLQVLARRLARRDP; encoded by the coding sequence ATGAACGTGTTCACGCAGACGCCGCGCGACGAGCCGCGCGCCACGCACTACATCGAGATCGTGGAGCCCGAGCCGGCGCACTGCCAGCCCTCCGCGCTGCCGCCGGAGGGACACGGCACGCTGCGCGGCTACCGGCTGCTCAACGACAACCTCTGCGCCTTCGCCCCCGGGGACAAGGACAAGCTAGCGCCGCGCTACGACGTGTGCTCAGCCATCTCCCCGCCACGCTCCCGCATCCTGGAGCTACTGCGCCCCGAGGATCCCGGCCGAGATGCTCTCGAGGCTATTGTGCGGCCCATTCCACGTCGTGGCCTCACCAGGCCGCTGGACGAGGATACTCGGAGGTTCCTACAGCGAGCTCTGCAGTCGCCGAGCCCATTGTTCACCGCGTCTACACCAGAACCACATCACAGGCCACCAGAATCTCCAGAATCGGACAAAGAGCCAGAAACAGCGACAGTTGCTGAAGAAACTAGTCAGACACCAAAGAGCTCAGCGGCGGAGCGGTCGCTGGCGGACGAGCTGGCGGAGGCAGAGGAGGCGGAGCGCGAGGAAGGAGCGCGGCGCGAGCTGGTGCGGCGTGGCGGCGAGGTGCGCGCGGCGGCGGAGCGTGAGCGGCTGGCGCGGCTGGCGCTGGCGGTGGAGGAGGACGAGGCGGAGGAGTGCGCGCTGTCGGCCACGGCGCGCCGCCTGGACGCGCTGCTGGCGCAGTCGCGCGACCTGCACTGCGAGCTGGCCGACATCCACGCCGACCTGCAGGTGCTGGCCCGGCGCCTGGCTCGCCGCGACCCCTGA